From one Dermacentor variabilis isolate Ectoservices chromosome 3, ASM5094787v1, whole genome shotgun sequence genomic stretch:
- the LOC142574066 gene encoding uncharacterized protein LOC142574066 → MIRACVLLALATCALAGYAGYPVGYSLAAPAYAAYHAPLASVSTVHHAPAFGYGLGYGYGVPAYGYGLGSYGLSYGYGLGGLGYSTFLRKK, encoded by the exons ATG ATTCGTGCCTGTGTCCTCCTCGCCTTGGCCACCTGTGCCCTTGCTGGCTACGCCGGCTACCCGGTCGGCTATTCCCTAGCGGCTCCTGCCTATGCTGCCTATCACGCTCCCCTCGCCTCCGTGTCTACCGTGCATCACGCTCCTGCTTTCGGCTATGGCCTTGGATACGGATATGGAGTGCCTGCTTATGGCTATGGACTCGGCAGCTACGGTCTGAGTTATGGATACGGACTCGGTGGTCTGGGCTACAGCACCTTCCTTCGCAAAAAAT GA